TTAATTGGTTGACCGATTCGTTCAAGTAGATCGCCGTCTTCCCGAGCACGACCTCCGCCGAATTCCGGTAGGAGTAGTAGCCCGTCACCGACAAAACGATGAGCAAGATCGCGGAAAATCCGACGATCAGCTGTACGACGATCGGCACTCTTGCGTTCATGGGAACCCCTGCCTCTCGATGATTCCGCTTACATAGCGTCTCGAGACCTTATCATAGCAGGACGCGAAGATAAAAAAAAGACCGCCGGTCGGCGATCCTTGTGAATGAATAGGGATTAACGGTTGATATAGTCCATGATCAGTCCGGCGGTTTCCTCGATCGCCCGATTCGAGACGTCGATAATATGACAGCCGTAGTTTCGCATGACGTCGTTCGCGTAACGCAGCTCCGCCGCGACCCGGGCGGGATCGGCGTACAGCGCGCCGAACGGCAGCCCGACGACCTTCAGACGCTCCTGCCGGATCTTCGCGATCGCTTCGGCCTCCATCGTCAGCCCGATCAACCGGCCCGGCGGCACCCGGCGCAGCTCGTCGGGCAGCCGCGCCTCGGGCACGAGCGGCAAATTCGCCACCTTGTAGCCCTTATGCGCAAGGTAGATGCTGAGCGGCGTCTTGGACGTGCGGGAGACGCCGAGAATGACGATGTCCGCCGCGCGCATCGACTCCGGCTCCCGGCCGTCGTCGCACCGGACGGCGAACTCGATCGCTTCGACGCGTCTGAAATATTCGTCGTCGAGCACGTGCAGCAGGCCCGGCACCCGCTTCGGCGCGTCGTTGAACGTATCGACGTACGCCTGAATCATCGGCCCCATAATGTCCACCGTCCGCACGCCGAGCCGCAGCGATTCGGTCCGCATCGCCTCCCGCAGCTCCGGCTGCACGAGCGTGTACGCGACGAACCCGCGCGACGCCGCCGCCTCCGCCAGCAAGGCGACGATTTCGCCCTCCGTCCGGACGTTGCCGACCCGCTTGATCTTCGCCTGCTCCCGTTGGAATTGGCGGAACGTCGCGCGGGCGACCGCCTCCGCCGTCTCGCCGACGGAATCCGAGCAGACGTATACCCAGCCTTCGTTCTGTTCGTTCAACCGGACTCCCCCCGCTTATGTAGGTTACCGCTGCAAATTCGCCTTGGCGACGGCCCACTCGTGGATTTCATACGTGCGGGCGTTGTGCACGATATACGGATCGTTAACCGCCCACGCCTTGACCTCTTCCTCGGACTCCGCCTCGTACACGAGCATGCCGCCCCAGCCGTCCACGAACCGGCCGTATGCCGTCAATACGCCTTCGTTATACTTCCGCTCCAAGTAATCGAGATGCGCCTGTCGATGCTCCGCGCTCTTCTCCGCGTCCAGCATCGGCAAAAATACGACGTACAGCTTCTTCATAAGTCGAATCTCCCTTTCGTTATATAAGCTATTCTCGTTCCTAATTGGACTATACCTGAACCCGCCACGAAAAAAAAGACGAACCGCGGAACGCATCGCTTTGGCGGCGCGTTCCGCGGTTCGTTCGGCGGTTCGTTATCGTTAATGGACCGGATCGGTTTCGAACAGGAGCTCGTCGATCTTCACGTTCTCGTGCATCACGGACAAGTTAAGGGATTTGTACTCCTTCTCCTTGTCCAACTCGCGCATGAGCAGCGTCGCGACGATCTCGCGTTCCTCTTCCTCTACCGGATCGCGGAAGTCGATGAAGCCGGACAGCTGCCGATTCGCGATGTCGACCGTGGCGGTGCCGATCGGCAGTCCGCCGTGGCGCTGATTATAAATTTCGTACGTCAGCATGTCGCCGTCGTCTCTCGCGAGCGTCACGGTATAGTCGCTCTCGTCGTCCCTCATGGCGGCATCTTCTTCGTACGCGTCGTCGTCGGCCAAATCCTCGTGCGTCAGCTCGATGCGCTCCAGCTCCTCGCCGGCGTGCAGCACCCGGATATCGAACGTATCGATCTCGTCCTCGTCGAAATCCGACACGATGAGGTCGGTGACCGCTTCGATCTCGTCCTCGCCCGGAAGGAACATAAACCGGATTTCTCCGAAGCAGTCCGTTCCGTGCGTGCTGAACACCGCCTCGGCCAACCATTCCATCTCTTGATCGTACACGTGGTACTCTATTTTATTGCGGGTTTCGTTCACGACGACGAGCTCGTAATACGCGGCCTTCCGGCCGGCCGGCGTCCGCATCTCGATATGATCGAGATTGTCCGCGTCCTCGTCGCCTAGCGGCTCGTATTCGTCGGCGTCGAACCCTGCGACGTCTTCGTACGCGTCCTCGTCTTCCTCGGCGTCCGCCAGCAGGTCGTAATCCTCGGCGTCGTCCATCTCTTT
The nucleotide sequence above comes from Paenibacillus antri. Encoded proteins:
- a CDS encoding pyruvate, water dikinase regulatory protein, which encodes MNEQNEGWVYVCSDSVGETAEAVARATFRQFQREQAKIKRVGNVRTEGEIVALLAEAAASRGFVAYTLVQPELREAMRTESLRLGVRTVDIMGPMIQAYVDTFNDAPKRVPGLLHVLDDEYFRRVEAIEFAVRCDDGREPESMRAADIVILGVSRTSKTPLSIYLAHKGYKVANLPLVPEARLPDELRRVPPGRLIGLTMEAEAIAKIRQERLKVVGLPFGALYADPARVAAELRYANDVMRNYGCHIIDVSNRAIEETAGLIMDYINR
- a CDS encoding YciI family protein, which translates into the protein MKKLYVVFLPMLDAEKSAEHRQAHLDYLERKYNEGVLTAYGRFVDGWGGMLVYEAESEEEVKAWAVNDPYIVHNARTYEIHEWAVAKANLQR